The region ACCACAGAAGTAGTGCTGCAGCTGGAAAgctctgattaaaaaaaaaaaaaaaaaaaacacttaaataaGGACAGACTGTCCTTaattttttccttccttccagACAACAACCGTGCATCCACAGAGGCTTACCCCTGACAGCCAGAGCCACAGATTTGGTGTGGGAATGGCTGCCAGACTGACATATGCTGCTACTGGACAGCATCACGTCATTATTAGTTTAGCAGACCCCTTAGTCGTTGTGCTGATGATCCAAGTAGCAACTGACGTATTAAACATGTCCAACACGATTTATTTATACTCTTTGTAAATAACCaggcacatttaaatattagTTTTATTGTGTTGAATGGCGTTGTCAGGATATTCCCCGCCAATTTCCGTTTTCCTGAGTAGAAATTCTTGAAAGTCTGAAAGTCTTTTGCTCAcgtgcagttatttttttggcGGGTTTtagttctgtttctgtttgttcacTGTGTGGTATTCACAATACGTTATATTTAAAACGATTTAATGGTGGTTTAATTGAACAGTTTTCGGGGAATAACACAATTGTGTTGTCAGTGTACAGTTAACGTATGAGACAACTATCTCGGGGAATTAGGCGAATATAACGTATTTATTTCACAAGTCGACAGCTAAGTAAAGGTAAGCAGTTAGCATTCTcaaggctagctagctataaacaGAGCATACAACGCAGAACTAGCAACTGTAATCTTTATAGAAAACTAAGCTCTATATTACAGCGAGTGTCCACAGTGCTTTAACATTTTGCTCAGTATTTTGTAGATTCTGACGTCTCTCTAGTCAGCTGAAAGGTTTCCCTAAAGTTAGCTGGGCAGATTTTCCGATTCGGAAGAAAGTATTTAACGACGTTTTAAAGTCTAGAACTCTATGATACGCTCTATGGTTTCACCACTCCAGTAATCTCATTCAACTTTTTCTTGCAATACCTCTAACTGTCGCGGGATGGCAGCATCTTCCTGAGTGAGCACACAAAATTAATGAGACCCAAAGCGGGTCGAAGTCTGAAATCTGCGTAGAATAGTCCTTAAAAGCCACTGACCCGGGAGTACTTTGCGATAAACCTAATTTCATTGTCCACtcatatgataaaataataactaCTTTCCTCAGAGAACAAAGATGATATCTCTGTGGCTActgaattctgattggctgagcgtggtcataaataataattatacctTGCAGAATGGTGCTGTTACGGAAATGTCCGATCAGGTACGGTCaacataaatgaatatgaatcagatatttacataaaatgtaaacgTCAAGCTTTTATTGATCAAActgcattttgtaaaataaaaaaataagattttatttaCCTATTTATATGTAAAGGATTTGAAAATGAGTACATTTCATCTCACTGTTTAGAATTATCTGTGTTTTTTAAGATCATTGGGTCATTTAACATCTTTGGGTCCCAGTctttttgtactttttgttCTCACTTGCCcttgtaattcattttaatgtcccCTCACTGCACTGCATACTGCCATAAAATTGTTCActaaagccattttattttagagTAAAAGCTGAATGGGTTGAATAGTTAAAGTGAGTCAGCATGTtgcgtttctttttcttttccagctAACAGATGTTTCACCTCGCGGGTCCCCATGGCGACCTACGGGCTCCAGCAGTGGACCAGGTCGAGGTGGAGGAGTGCGACCATTTTCTCTCCTTTGCAAAGTGAGTTAGTAATGCTGTGCAGTCCTAATGGCTGCAGTCAGGTGACCACAACATATAaggtgttcatttaaaaatgtggaaaggCATGATGTTAATGAGGGCACCTGAACCTGGTGGCTGGATTGACACTTGTACTGTATTGAATAAATagctatttttgtgtttgaaaatatacCAACCTCatcactgtgtgcgtgtgtgtgtgtgtgcgtgtatgtatgtgtgtgtgtgtgtgtgtgtgtgttattctcAGGAGATCCAGGACAGTGCAGCGGCAGTGTAATGTGGaggcccctccctgccccccctccttccttcaGCCCAATGCCTCTGATCAGTACAACCAGGAATTCTGGGATAGAATCCTTCAATGGCCCaggtacctctctctctctctctcacacacacacacacacatacatacatgctttcttctctttatctctctatGTCTCTTCCTCCACCTTCTCTGTGTTTCACTTTCACAGTTTAACATGTTTTTGGCCTGAAAGGCATAGTGTAAATATTGCTGAGACACGCATCTTGCTGTTAGAGCCCCTACTCCTTGCTCTCTGTTGCCTTGCTCCCTCTATTTTCcttcctctacctctctcttactctctatccacctcttttctctctcttccttctttctgtctctgtctttcccactcccccctctctctgctccctgtgGTACAGAAATGTAaagtgtgttttctctctctctccctatgcTCTCTCTGGTACAGcagtggacagtgtgtgtgctctctctctctctctctctctctctggtacaGTAGTGGACAGtgtgtgctttctctctctctctctctggtacagcagtggacagtgtgtgtgcgctctctctctctctctctggtacaGTAGTGGacagtgtgtgctctctctctctgcagccctgTCCAGACTGAGGCCGGTGTTGTTGTAGCTGGAGGGCGGGTGAGTTTCCTGTGGCAGGCTCAGGCTCTAATCCCACACAggcagaacagacaggaaagcTGCTGCACAGATATAGCAGCACAATGTGTGGGTCCCTGTCACAGAGGAAGTGACAGCAGTAACTCCCCAATTAATATATATCTGTTATTCATTAtgtaacatatatttattttatttgtttacagtatgataattattatttttagtagtACTGCTATTAGCATACTATTCTTATCACTACTAGCACTAGTATGCATTTTATGCTCATGTTATAtctgaataattaaatttacaGTTGTTgttataacattttattattattattattattattattgtgattgattattatgctttggcaatatgcaTTTCAGAATATGTCAAGCCAGTAAAGTATTCTGAATTTGAAAGTTGAATTTTAGAATGTGGCCTGCCTTCAGGCCCAAGCCTTTAGACTCTGAAAACTCAGCTTTAGTGCCTGAGAAGAGAGATGGAAACATCCACGCTTCATTTTATTCcctgtgttctgattggctggctggggCCAGGCATGCTCGCTCATTGGCTTTTGTCTgagcaggtgggcggggcagctgAGCGCAGGCCCTCCCTTTGGCCGAGGAGAGGCCAGGGGGCAGAGCTGGGCAAGGACAGCCTGCCCACCCCCTCTGAGCTGATTCGCCGACGGAGGGTAAGAGGCGGGGCCCAGAAGGGTGATGTCATGCAGCAGGGCGTGGCCACGGTCCTGCAGCACATCAGTGAACTGAAGAGGAGGCAGGGCTCCATTGATCAGTGAGAGGGATGAGTGGGGGTggcacactgtgtgtgagtgtgtgagtgtatgtgtgcgtgcgtgcgtgcgtgtgtgtgtgtgtatgtgtgtgtgtgtgtgtgtgtgtgcgtgcgtgcgtgcgcgtgcgtgtgtgtgtttatctgtttgtgtgtatttgtaccACAGGCTGAAGACAGAGAGGTCTTGGGGTTTCATGGCAGATGGTGGGCCGGAGGAGATGGGTGTGGCCAGACCGGGTgacacacagctgcaggagcagagacCACCTGAGCTTAGCCCCGCCCAGGGGTGGGGACCCAgcgcaggccacgcccccttctcTACAAATCTGCCACTGTACAACCAGCAggtgcacagagcacacaaatCACACTCTTACATCCACCTAATATTGCAAtattactcacacatacgcccgtgcacactcacacacacaccaggccgAGCCTCTGCTCTCTgtattattaaatgtaattgatTTGGTCTTTTTTCGCCTTTGGCTCCAGAGGACGTTTGGAGGAGGAAGTGATGCGGCGCAGACTCTCGCTCCAGGGGAGAACCCCATGATGTCGTTCGTCATGGCGACCGCTAACAGGCAGTCCCGCGGTGGCAGGTGCAGCCCGCGCCTTTCCCACAGGAGGTTCTGGGGGTTTGGCTTCGGTTCGGAGGAATAGGGTTCGGCCCAACGCTAgctttcgcccccccccccccacccccgttctGGGGGGAATCGCCCAATCGGTCTTCTCCCTGTTCCCATCGCCCAATCACCCCTCTCCCTGTTCCCAGTACCTGAAACGGTGAGGTTTCCCTGGACATATCTCCCCATTTCAGCATGAATTTTTGTGAAtggcagaaatatgttttttctgcCAAAAGAACGTTATTTATTCTCCTTAGCTGATGTTGGATATTTCAGGTGAACTGTGCTTGTGAGCTCTTCAACATGTTTCTGATGTAcgcatgcttgtgtttgtgtgtctgctgtcCTGTGCCTGATCATTCTGTCAGAAGGCATTTGTAGCATCATTTATGACCTGTTGTTATCTGTGCATCGACTTGTTCATAGTCTGTTCTGTAGGATCATTTGCAGTGAATTTCCTAGGGTAGTTTATACTGTGTTTTGAGTAAATCCTTTGTCCTTCTGTTATGTATTCATTGTCTAAGAGCTTTCTGAGGGATGACATGTTCCTGCTTGGGTTCCGTTTATTCCATAGCTGAAATGCATTAGAGTGTAATGAGGGGAAAGGGACACTAGGGGGTGTAAATTTTCATCTGTTGctgcagatttgtgttttttcctcctctttggGTAATCTGCtaaaattttaaacaatatggaataaataataataaagctatGTTATGTTTCTACGCAAACCCACAGGTCCATCTCCGTGCATTTATTAAAAGGGGGGCTGTGAATGTAGATGCTTATTTAGAACTCTGTTACTGTCTATTTACTATGCATATTTAAATGGAAGTATGTTAATACCTTTGCTCAAGGTGGTGGGTGACTCAAATGTTGTCaagagcaaaataaatgtaagaatgtGTGGCACTGCGAATATGTTTCTCACCCTGGGTACTGTAagacaggggtgcacaactccagtccCGCCCAGGCTGCTCCATGTGCCGGTTTTTGTTCTAACCATGTTacctttgttttagttttctgcCAGCTCTATAAGCTGGCTCACCCCTGCACTGGAGCGCAGTGGAACCTTTAGGCTTCACCTGCAGTGTGAGGCTGCAGCCGGGGCGCGGGCAGGCGTCCGATCCTGAGCCGGGTCCAGCTGAGCGCGTGTATGAGGGCAGGAGGTCTGAAGCGGATCGGGCGCGTTCAGTGGACCCGCTGGTGTTTGGGCTGGCGGGCAGGCCCAGACCTCGCTCTGAACACCCTGTTCTCTGCTCTAGGCTTCTCTTGCATGGCA is a window of Anguilla rostrata isolate EN2019 chromosome 9, ASM1855537v3, whole genome shotgun sequence DNA encoding:
- the LOC135264197 gene encoding uncharacterized protein LOC135264197, with amino-acid sequence MFHLAGPHGDLRAPAVDQVEVEECDHFLSFAKRSRTVQRQCNVEAPPCPPSFLQPNASDQYNQEFWDRILQWPSPVQTEAGVVVAGGRVGGAAERRPSLWPRRGQGAELGKDSLPTPSELIRRRRVRGGAQKGDVMQQGVATVLQHISELKRRQGSIDQLKTERSWGFMADGGPEEMGVARPGDTQLQEQRPPELSPAQGWGPSAGHAPFSTNLPLYNQQRTFGGGSDAAQTLAPGENPMMSFVMATANRQSRGGRCSPRLSHRRFWGFGFGSEE